A single region of the Fenollaria sporofastidiosus genome encodes:
- a CDS encoding DHH family phosphoesterase, with protein sequence MLKKIEAYIKENLIEVIFELVLVMLLMILNIIIGFIALVVFVSMHLSFLQNFEDQTTLRQRNYENIEETIDSLTKQAVFKMPFPMVIINQDGEINWYNSKFIKMLEIEDEPENNILDAISSLNLNEIISAGDDPLKILYRDKYYQVYVNKVKAKDSKEREMLLLYWIDRTDLKEAKDSIEKEKMATILVYIDNLDEVKSSVEDGVKATIAGNVETEIINYFNAFEASVRKYDDDRFLIIANNENLQKMIQKKFDILDRVRDLKVQSIIPLTLSIAATLDGETPLKQYEIARSTMDIALGRGGDQAVLRKGHNYEYFGGKSKAVEKTTKVKARVVGGALRSLIDDASNVVIMPHKNADMDAIGSAIGVVKLVRMRKKTAYIALNSVNMSIRNIMARLKEEESLKGVVKSEDELNSLIDSKTLLIVVDHHKKSISEAPDLVDKINDRVVIDHHRRSGEFIESTELVFLEPYASSTAELVTELFTYMTDNVVLSKFEAEALLAGITVDTKNFTVQTGVRTFEAASMLRRFGADPEVVKKYFKEDYEVIKNRADIVRHSEIYMNDTVIGILEDKVDNSILIAAQAADEMLSINGMKASFVAVKISNNETHVSARSLGEISVQLIMEKLGGGGHLNQAATRIDLSVDLAVEELKRKIKEYKDEEKESKKESKKESKKEEGVK encoded by the coding sequence ATGCTTAAAAAAATTGAAGCATATATAAAAGAAAACTTAATAGAAGTAATTTTTGAGCTTGTCTTAGTCATGTTACTAATGATACTAAATATCATCATTGGCTTTATAGCGCTTGTTGTCTTTGTATCAATGCATCTTAGCTTCTTACAAAACTTTGAAGATCAAACAACGCTTAGACAAAGAAATTATGAGAACATCGAAGAGACCATCGACTCATTGACAAAGCAAGCTGTATTTAAGATGCCATTTCCTATGGTTATAATTAATCAAGATGGGGAGATTAACTGGTATAACAGCAAGTTTATAAAGATGCTTGAGATTGAAGATGAGCCTGAAAACAATATACTTGATGCGATATCATCTCTTAATCTTAACGAGATAATAAGTGCAGGAGATGATCCACTAAAGATATTATACAGGGATAAGTACTATCAAGTCTATGTAAACAAGGTTAAGGCGAAAGACAGCAAGGAAAGAGAAATGCTTCTTCTTTACTGGATAGACAGAACTGACCTTAAAGAAGCAAAGGATAGCATAGAGAAGGAAAAGATGGCTACCATACTTGTATATATAGACAACCTTGACGAGGTTAAAAGCAGTGTTGAAGATGGTGTTAAAGCGACTATAGCAGGTAATGTTGAAACAGAAATTATTAACTACTTCAACGCGTTCGAAGCAAGTGTAAGAAAGTATGATGACGATAGATTTTTAATCATTGCTAATAACGAAAACTTGCAAAAGATGATACAAAAGAAGTTTGATATACTAGATAGAGTTCGTGATCTTAAGGTGCAAAGCATCATACCACTAACACTATCCATCGCTGCGACTCTTGATGGCGAGACACCACTTAAGCAGTACGAGATTGCAAGGAGCACTATGGACATAGCCTTAGGTAGAGGCGGTGACCAAGCTGTTCTTAGAAAGGGCCACAACTACGAGTACTTTGGCGGCAAGTCAAAGGCTGTTGAGAAGACAACAAAGGTTAAGGCAAGAGTCGTTGGGGGCGCACTAAGGTCCTTAATTGACGATGCATCTAACGTTGTTATCATGCCACACAAGAATGCTGACATGGACGCTATAGGCTCGGCTATAGGTGTAGTGAAGCTTGTTAGGATGAGAAAAAAGACTGCCTACATCGCGCTTAACTCTGTTAATATGAGTATAAGAAACATCATGGCAAGACTTAAAGAAGAAGAGAGTCTAAAGGGTGTAGTGAAGAGTGAGGACGAACTTAACTCTCTAATCGATAGCAAGACTTTGCTTATAGTTGTCGACCATCATAAGAAGTCCATCTCAGAGGCACCGGACTTGGTTGATAAGATCAATGACAGAGTTGTAATTGACCACCACAGAAGAAGTGGGGAGTTTATAGAGTCGACTGAGCTAGTCTTCTTAGAGCCATATGCATCATCGACTGCAGAGCTTGTAACAGAATTGTTCACATATATGACCGACAATGTAGTGCTTAGCAAGTTCGAAGCGGAAGCATTGCTTGCCGGTATAACTGTTGACACTAAGAACTTCACTGTGCAAACTGGTGTAAGAACATTCGAAGCGGCATCTATGCTTAGAAGATTTGGTGCTGACCCTGAAGTTGTTAAGAAGTACTTCAAAGAAGATTACGAAGTTATTAAAAACAGAGCGGACATAGTTAGACACTCTGAGATATATATGAACGACACTGTCATAGGTATACTTGAAGACAAGGTGGATAACTCCATACTTATTGCGGCACAAGCTGCTGATGAGATGCTAAGCATCAACGGAATGAAGGCATCCTTCGTTGCTGTCAAGATATCTAACAACGAAACACACGTGTCAGCAAGATCACTTGGAGAGATTAGTGTTCAGCTAATTATGGAAAAGCTTGGCGGTGGAGGTCACTTGAACCAAGCAGCAACTAGGATAGACTTGTCTGTTGACTTAGCTGTTGAAGAGCTAAAGAGAAAGATTAAAGAATATAAAGATGAAGAAAAAGAATCAAAGAAAGAATCAAAGAAAGAATCAAAGAAAGAAGAAGGTGTTAAATAA
- the rplI gene encoding 50S ribosomal protein L9: MKVILIEDVKGLGKKGEMVNSKDGYARNFLFPKKLALEATEENVKKWKEEQAELKARIEKETKEANIIKADIEKKVLKMKAEGGASGKLFGAITSQDIQKALLDDFGLEIDKRKIEMKENIKQAGVYTVVLRLYPQITANLRVNVSI; this comes from the coding sequence ATGAAAGTTATTCTTATAGAAGATGTTAAAGGCCTAGGCAAGAAGGGCGAGATGGTTAATAGCAAGGACGGTTATGCAAGAAATTTCTTGTTCCCAAAAAAGCTTGCTTTAGAAGCAACAGAAGAGAACGTAAAGAAGTGGAAGGAAGAACAAGCTGAACTTAAAGCTAGGATAGAAAAAGAAACAAAGGAAGCAAACATTATCAAAGCTGACATAGAAAAGAAAGTTTTAAAGATGAAGGCTGAAGGCGGTGCAAGTGGCAAGCTATTCGGTGCAATCACATCGCAAGACATACAAAAGGCTTTGCTTGATGACTTCGGTCTTGAAATAGACAAAAGAAAGATAGAGATGAAGGAAAACATTAAACAAGCAGGTGTATATACTGTTGTTTTAAGATTATATCCACAAATCACAGCTAACTTAAGGGTTAATGTAAGCATATAA
- the dnaB gene encoding replicative DNA helicase, which translates to MEVLRELPNNLIVEQEVLANAMQNKTAAVKAIEGLNEVDFYNELHRKIFNSIRMLFSLNKPIDILTVTENLETNEGIDAETIKYIASIYANNEGLSSNQDAYIDILKEKSILRSLAEFSDEIKALSLEDKSPAKNVLEKAEKELFEISQGGLRNSLTALDVIMSDTVQAIIKRVQEKGELSGVTTGFTDLNSLLGGFQKSDLVLLAARPSMGKTALAVNLAVNAAKSGKKVAMFSLEMSKLQIGQRILASFAQMNLSNLFKGELEGQDIANLLTASNELAKYNLHVDDTAAISLIELKAKLRRLKMEEGLDLVVIDYLQLMTTGQRIENRVQEISQISRGLKAIAKELDVPVLALSQLSRALEQRPDKRPKLSDLRESGAIEQDADIVMFLYRDYVYNKETENPNLAEVIVSKHRNGPIGVVNLIWKDEYTRFFNVSSKAYES; encoded by the coding sequence ATGGAAGTTTTAAGAGAATTACCTAACAACTTAATAGTTGAGCAGGAGGTTTTAGCTAATGCTATGCAAAACAAAACTGCTGCTGTCAAAGCTATTGAAGGCTTAAATGAAGTCGACTTTTATAACGAACTTCACAGAAAGATCTTCAATTCTATTAGGATGCTTTTCTCTTTAAACAAGCCCATAGACATATTGACAGTAACAGAGAACCTTGAAACAAATGAAGGTATAGATGCTGAGACGATAAAGTATATAGCAAGCATATATGCTAACAACGAAGGACTTAGTTCGAACCAAGACGCATATATAGACATACTTAAAGAGAAGTCTATACTTAGAAGTCTTGCAGAGTTCTCTGATGAGATTAAGGCCTTGTCACTTGAGGATAAGTCGCCAGCAAAGAACGTGCTTGAAAAGGCAGAGAAGGAACTTTTTGAAATTTCTCAAGGTGGACTTAGAAACTCTCTAACTGCACTTGACGTCATTATGAGCGACACTGTTCAAGCTATAATTAAGAGAGTGCAAGAGAAGGGCGAGCTTAGTGGTGTTACAACAGGCTTTACGGATTTAAACTCACTACTAGGTGGCTTCCAAAAGTCAGACCTAGTACTATTAGCTGCGAGACCTTCTATGGGTAAGACAGCACTTGCTGTTAACCTTGCAGTCAATGCAGCAAAGTCTGGCAAGAAGGTTGCAATGTTCTCACTTGAAATGAGCAAGCTTCAAATTGGTCAAAGAATACTTGCCTCCTTTGCGCAAATGAACTTATCGAACTTATTCAAGGGTGAGCTTGAAGGTCAAGACATAGCAAACCTACTTACTGCTTCAAACGAACTAGCAAAATACAACTTGCATGTTGATGACACGGCAGCCATATCATTAATAGAATTAAAAGCTAAGTTAAGACGTCTTAAGATGGAAGAGGGACTTGACTTAGTAGTTATTGACTACTTACAACTTATGACGACTGGACAAAGAATTGAGAACAGAGTGCAAGAAATTTCTCAAATATCAAGAGGCCTTAAGGCTATAGCTAAGGAACTAGATGTACCAGTTCTTGCCTTGTCACAGCTATCGAGAGCTCTTGAGCAAAGACCGGACAAGAGACCAAAGCTTTCTGACCTTAGAGAGTCAGGTGCCATAGAGCAAGACGCGGACATAGTTATGTTCCTATACAGAGACTACGTCTACAACAAGGAAACTGAAAATCCAAATCTAGCAGAAGTGATCGTTTCGAAACACAGAAACGGTCCTATTGGCGTGGTTAATTTAATCTGGAAGGACGAGTATACAAGGTTCTTCAACGTATCAAGCAAGGCGTATGAAAGCTAG
- a CDS encoding GNAT family N-acetyltransferase → MKASEYLIKPLELEDVYKFKSWHRGNYYLLNDYDFIYEEDWELKAWLKTKKGIFKRYFVIYYEGDAIAYIGLKEINIIKKSAELSIVMDVRYQNRGHGYKILIEFLNFAFTELKLKRIWLDVNAFNERAIHLYKKLGFTKKAYYLDTYNIQDIDKSRQEYLDNKCEFVQNGRELLCYVYTYEIKRGEFFELQAREN, encoded by the coding sequence ATGAAAGCTAGTGAGTACTTAATAAAGCCTTTAGAGCTTGAAGACGTATATAAGTTTAAGTCTTGGCATAGGGGTAATTACTACCTACTTAATGACTACGACTTCATATATGAAGAGGACTGGGAGTTAAAGGCGTGGCTTAAGACTAAGAAGGGCATATTCAAACGCTACTTTGTGATATACTACGAAGGCGACGCCATCGCATACATTGGATTAAAAGAGATAAACATTATAAAGAAGAGTGCAGAGCTATCCATCGTTATGGATGTACGTTATCAAAACCGTGGACATGGCTATAAGATACTAATTGAATTTTTAAATTTTGCATTCACAGAGCTAAAACTCAAGAGAATTTGGCTCGATGTTAATGCCTTTAATGAAAGAGCAATTCACTTATATAAGAAGCTTGGCTTTACAAAGAAGGCGTACTACCTAGATACATATAACATTCAAGATATTGATAAAAGTAGACAAGAGTACTTGGACAACAAGTGCGAGTTCGTACAAAACGGCAGAGAGCTTCTCTGCTATGTCTACACATATGAGATAAAGAGAGGTGAGTTTTTTGAGCTTCAAGCTAGAGAAAATTAA
- a CDS encoding DnaD domain protein — protein MSFKLEKINSNLLDTSVNNIFISEFMPQADGTFVKVYLLALRFAQDDDIEASNEKIAEVLRIPIIDVVSAWRFWKSVGIVDFDDDGENLNFNLVFKDLRALYLRGTNSSSTTTSVISSNTRAFSEEDDISDDDLSSDTKLIIEVNKDEAVKKMFQDVAHIVRRPLNTQEKIKIIKWLRDYNISCEMISHAYSYAYDVLKKKSPAYVESIIMNWYDKGFTSLSEVMNDFNVMNDTQRNYNKLMQSLAMPFKNVSDFEKKIIDKWYDDFGYGNDVIIKAAENFIYTSKPSIAYLDAILEAWHKQGIQTVEDAQKANDLYRSDKNAITTKRPSKKAKDFDEREYPDGYLSDTYEGNWRK, from the coding sequence TTGAGCTTCAAGCTAGAGAAAATTAATTCAAACCTATTAGACACATCGGTAAACAATATATTTATCAGCGAGTTTATGCCGCAAGCTGACGGTACCTTTGTCAAGGTGTACTTGCTTGCTCTTAGGTTTGCACAAGATGACGATATCGAAGCAAGCAATGAGAAGATAGCCGAAGTTTTAAGAATTCCTATCATAGATGTAGTTTCTGCATGGAGGTTTTGGAAGTCGGTTGGCATAGTCGATTTTGATGACGATGGAGAGAACTTGAACTTTAATCTTGTTTTTAAAGACTTAAGAGCTCTATACTTAAGAGGAACTAACAGCAGCAGCACTACTACTAGCGTTATTAGTTCTAACACGAGAGCCTTTAGTGAAGAAGATGATATTAGCGATGACGATTTAAGCAGTGACACTAAATTGATTATAGAAGTAAACAAAGACGAAGCTGTGAAGAAGATGTTTCAAGACGTCGCTCACATCGTTAGAAGGCCACTTAACACACAAGAGAAGATCAAGATCATTAAGTGGCTGCGTGACTACAACATTAGCTGCGAGATGATATCGCACGCCTACTCATACGCGTATGATGTTTTGAAGAAGAAGTCACCTGCCTATGTGGAGAGCATAATCATGAACTGGTACGACAAGGGCTTCACAAGTCTATCTGAGGTGATGAATGACTTCAATGTAATGAATGATACACAAAGAAATTACAACAAGCTTATGCAATCGCTTGCAATGCCATTTAAGAATGTATCTGACTTTGAAAAGAAGATTATCGATAAGTGGTACGACGACTTTGGCTATGGTAACGACGTCATAATAAAGGCTGCAGAGAACTTTATATATACATCTAAGCCGTCTATAGCCTACCTTGATGCGATACTTGAAGCGTGGCACAAGCAAGGCATACAGACTGTTGAGGATGCGCAAAAAGCAAACGACCTTTATAGGTCCGATAAAAATGCAATCACTACTAAGAGGCCAAGCAAGAAGGCTAAGGACTTTGATGAGAGAGAGTACCCAGATGGTTATCTAAGTGATACCTATGAAGGCAATTGGAGGAAGTAG
- a CDS encoding ATP-binding protein yields MTLLDDVYRQKANIKNIRERQRSERVEAIYKKYPELLRLENEKNDVLNELTSMNFSNYEDINKKILDIEAKKQKLIEDYGLEDAFKVQYECPKCEDTGIYQSKRCSCIDDMLREKMLEANELNTEMRQKSFESFDANVFSDEKEGDAPSTREYMLAIKKSLEDYADNFTNEAKSILFYGDVGTGKSFMAVSLAKRLIEKLIKVTYIGSYEMCQVINDAIFKGDDAAIAKRDMYYNTDFLIIDDLGTEIDTQVSSKSILDLVNYRLSKNLKTLITSNLNVDAIKEKYGERLSSRLLSNYYIYRFRGRDLRLR; encoded by the coding sequence ATGACTTTGTTAGACGATGTTTATAGACAAAAAGCGAATATAAAAAACATTAGAGAGAGACAGAGAAGCGAAAGAGTCGAGGCTATATATAAGAAGTATCCTGAACTATTGAGACTTGAGAATGAAAAAAACGATGTGCTTAATGAGCTTACGTCCATGAACTTTTCAAATTATGAAGATATTAACAAAAAGATACTTGATATAGAAGCGAAGAAGCAAAAGCTTATAGAGGACTATGGCCTTGAAGATGCATTTAAGGTTCAATATGAGTGCCCTAAGTGCGAAGACACTGGTATATATCAGTCGAAGAGGTGTTCGTGCATAGACGATATGCTTAGAGAGAAGATGCTTGAAGCTAATGAGCTTAATACTGAGATGAGACAGAAGAGCTTCGAAAGTTTCGATGCTAATGTATTCTCAGATGAAAAGGAAGGCGATGCTCCATCGACAAGGGAGTATATGCTTGCTATCAAGAAGAGCCTTGAGGACTATGCGGATAATTTTACTAATGAGGCTAAGTCCATCTTATTCTACGGTGATGTTGGCACAGGCAAATCCTTTATGGCTGTCTCACTTGCAAAGAGGCTCATTGAAAAACTTATCAAGGTAACATACATAGGCTCCTATGAAATGTGTCAAGTGATAAACGATGCGATATTTAAAGGCGATGACGCAGCCATTGCCAAGAGAGATATGTATTACAACACAGACTTTTTAATCATTGATGACCTTGGAACAGAAATAGATACACAGGTAAGCTCAAAATCCATACTTGACCTTGTGAACTATAGGTTAAGCAAAAACTTAAAGACGCTTATAACAAGTAACCTCAATGTTGATGCAATAAAAGAAAAGTATGGCGAGAGACTATCATCAAGGCTACTATCGAATTATTATATATATCGCTTCAGAGGACGCGATTTAAGATTAAGATAA
- the serS gene encoding serine--tRNA ligase produces MLDIKRIRKNPEEVLEALKKRHGSFPIEELLEEDKKRRELLTVVETMKQKQNAISKEVPKLKKEGKDVSQIFDEMKELSNEIKDYDAQVKQIDDKISEYLLSIPNIPNKNVVYGKDDSDNVEVKKYGTPTEFDFEPKAHWDLGTDLDILDFDRAGKISGSRFSIFKGDGARLERSLIQFMLDLHTLEQDYTEMSTPFMVNRASMLGTGQLPKFEDDMFYLPSKDFFLVPTAEVPLTNMLRDEIVDASDLPINITEYTPCFRQEAGAAGRDNRGLIRNHQFDKVELVKFVEPKTSYDELQKLLADAEAVLQKLEIPYRVVQLSTGDLGFSSAMTYDIEVWMPSYGRYVEISSCSNFEDFQARRSNIRYRNEEGKLNFVHTLNGSGLAVGRTFAALVENYQNKDGSITIPKALQRYFGKERIVKRVK; encoded by the coding sequence ATGTTAGATATAAAAAGAATCAGAAAAAATCCAGAGGAAGTGCTTGAGGCTCTAAAGAAGAGACACGGAAGCTTTCCTATCGAGGAATTGCTTGAAGAAGACAAGAAGAGAAGAGAGCTTTTAACTGTTGTTGAAACTATGAAGCAAAAGCAAAACGCCATCTCTAAAGAGGTGCCTAAGCTAAAGAAGGAAGGCAAGGACGTTAGCCAAATCTTTGATGAGATGAAAGAGCTTTCAAACGAGATTAAAGATTATGATGCGCAAGTTAAACAGATAGACGACAAGATATCTGAGTACTTATTAAGCATACCAAATATACCTAATAAGAACGTTGTATATGGTAAAGACGACAGTGACAACGTTGAAGTAAAGAAGTATGGCACTCCAACTGAGTTCGACTTCGAGCCAAAGGCTCACTGGGACCTTGGAACTGATCTTGACATACTTGACTTCGATAGAGCGGGTAAGATATCTGGATCAAGATTCTCTATATTCAAAGGTGACGGCGCAAGACTTGAAAGAAGCTTAATTCAATTTATGCTTGATCTTCATACACTTGAGCAAGACTACACTGAGATGAGCACTCCATTCATGGTTAATAGAGCGTCTATGCTAGGCACAGGTCAACTTCCAAAGTTTGAAGATGATATGTTCTACCTTCCATCAAAGGACTTCTTCCTAGTGCCAACAGCAGAGGTTCCACTAACAAATATGCTTAGAGACGAAATTGTTGATGCATCTGACTTGCCTATAAATATAACAGAGTACACACCATGCTTTAGACAAGAAGCAGGAGCTGCAGGTAGAGACAACAGAGGCCTTATACGTAATCACCAGTTTGATAAGGTTGAGCTTGTTAAGTTCGTAGAGCCAAAGACAAGCTACGACGAATTACAAAAGCTACTAGCGGATGCTGAGGCAGTTCTACAAAAACTTGAGATACCTTATAGAGTCGTTCAACTATCGACAGGCGACCTTGGCTTCTCGTCAGCTATGACATATGATATCGAAGTTTGGATGCCAAGCTATGGTAGATATGTAGAGATATCGAGTTGTTCAAACTTTGAAGACTTTCAAGCAAGAAGATCCAACATTAGATATAGAAATGAGGAAGGCAAGTTAAACTTCGTACACACACTTAACGGATCAGGCCTTGCAGTAGGAAGAACATTTGCAGCCCTTGTTGAAAATTATCAAAACAAAGACGGTTCGATCACTATACCAAAGGCACTACAAAGGTACTTTGGCAAGGAACGTATAGTTAAAAGAGTAAAGTAG
- a CDS encoding flavin reductase, producing MSLKAIDMKELKFNPMTLIGKEWMLVSAGNEKAFNTMTAQWGHLGAIWNGDMPTSVIYLRPQRYTREFVDKEDYYTLSFFDESYKKDLLYLGTHSGRSEDKLSKTKLTPLFSDETVYFKEAKLVFVCRKVYRDKLREEGFIDQTILKKNYPERDFHYVYIGEIVKAYVNDEE from the coding sequence ATGAGCTTAAAGGCTATTGACATGAAAGAATTAAAGTTTAATCCGATGACTCTTATTGGTAAGGAGTGGATGCTTGTAAGCGCAGGTAATGAGAAGGCATTCAATACTATGACTGCACAGTGGGGTCACTTGGGTGCTATATGGAACGGCGATATGCCTACCTCGGTCATCTATCTAAGACCACAAAGGTATACTAGAGAATTTGTTGACAAAGAAGACTACTACACACTAAGTTTCTTTGATGAGTCTTACAAGAAGGACTTATTGTACTTAGGTACACATAGCGGTCGCAGTGAAGATAAGCTCTCTAAGACTAAACTTACTCCTCTCTTTAGTGACGAAACTGTCTACTTTAAAGAGGCAAAGCTGGTCTTCGTATGCAGAAAAGTCTATAGAGATAAGCTTCGTGAGGAAGGCTTCATAGACCAAACGATACTAAAGAAGAACTACCCTGAGCGCGACTTTCACTATGTATATATTGGTGAGATAGTGAAGGCCTATGTAAATGACGAAGAATAA
- a CDS encoding chromate transporter, which yields MMPLFEKEIINGLKWISYSDFIDIVAIAQTTPGPFAVNSATFIGNKLAGFWGSVVATFGVTLPSFIIMSIIFLTINKFRDSRTVKVSIRGIRPVVLALVLAAVVTIGKGAIIDYKSVIIAVIAFILVRVKKLNPILIMAIGFVVGVFIYR from the coding sequence ATGATGCCACTTTTTGAAAAAGAGATCATAAACGGTCTAAAGTGGATTAGCTACTCCGACTTCATAGACATAGTTGCCATAGCTCAAACGACACCTGGACCCTTTGCAGTTAACTCTGCTACCTTCATAGGTAATAAGCTTGCAGGCTTTTGGGGCAGTGTTGTTGCAACATTTGGAGTGACACTACCGAGCTTCATCATCATGAGCATCATATTCTTAACTATAAACAAGTTTAGAGACTCAAGAACTGTTAAGGTATCGATTAGAGGCATAAGACCAGTAGTCTTAGCACTAGTACTTGCTGCAGTGGTAACCATTGGCAAAGGAGCCATCATAGATTACAAGTCAGTCATCATAGCTGTCATTGCCTTCATACTTGTAAGAGTGAAAAAACTAAACCCAATACTTATTATGGCTATAGGTTTTGTGGTCGGCGTATTTATATATAGGTGA
- a CDS encoding chromate transporter, translating to MKILNLFITFFKIGAFTLGGGFPMLPIIEREIVTKKKLMTDEEYIDSISLAQTAPGPIAANISILVGYRIYGFSGALAAFFGAVLPSFIIILVISHFFMGVQDNPYVQAAFKGVRPVVCALVFAALVGLVEKAHLNKFEYVISLLAFLIVVFLDINPIFVIIGGVVIALSKDKFIKNK from the coding sequence ATGAAGATACTTAATTTATTTATAACATTCTTTAAGATAGGTGCCTTCACATTAGGAGGCGGCTTTCCCATGCTACCAATCATTGAGCGTGAGATAGTTACAAAGAAGAAACTCATGACAGACGAGGAGTACATAGACTCGATAAGTCTTGCTCAGACAGCACCAGGGCCTATCGCAGCAAACATATCTATACTAGTTGGCTATAGGATATATGGCTTTTCAGGTGCACTCGCGGCCTTCTTCGGCGCAGTTTTACCAAGCTTTATCATCATATTAGTGATCTCACACTTCTTTATGGGTGTGCAAGATAACCCATATGTGCAAGCGGCCTTTAAAGGTGTAAGACCCGTTGTATGTGCACTAGTCTTTGCAGCACTTGTAGGCTTAGTAGAGAAAGCGCACTTAAATAAGTTTGAGTACGTGATAAGTCTTTTAGCTTTTTTAATAGTAGTATTTTTAGACATCAATCCCATCTTCGTAATTATTGGCGGAGTTGTGATTGCTCTTAGTAAGGATAAATTTATCAAGAATAAATAG
- the pta gene encoding phosphate acetyltransferase → MDLFEELKVEVKEKHPSIVFPEGEDERVLKAAFRLKEENILEPIVLGKRSEVEETAKAISKDLNNINFIDPAEAKDIDEMAQVFFERRKGKITLEDAKALLLKDVNYFGTVLVYMKKADGLVSGAAHATSDTVRPALQIIKMKEGYKKTSGVFVMVKGTERYIFADCAINIAPDSNDIAETAILSNITAKSFGVDPKIALLSFSTKGSAKSDETEKVIKALEIVKERDASIAVDGELQFDAAFVPSVAEKKAKGSAIAGHANVFIFPSLEAGNIGYKIAQRLGGYDAIGPILQGLNSPVNDLSRGCNSDDVYKLALITAKQAL, encoded by the coding sequence ATGGATTTATTTGAAGAATTAAAAGTTGAAGTAAAAGAAAAACATCCATCGATCGTTTTTCCAGAAGGTGAAGATGAAAGAGTGCTAAAGGCTGCTTTCAGATTAAAAGAAGAAAATATTTTAGAGCCCATAGTTCTAGGTAAGAGAAGTGAAGTAGAAGAGACTGCAAAGGCTATATCTAAAGACCTTAATAATATCAATTTCATTGATCCAGCTGAAGCTAAGGACATAGATGAGATGGCTCAAGTATTCTTTGAAAGAAGAAAGGGCAAGATCACTTTAGAAGATGCAAAGGCTTTATTACTTAAAGACGTTAATTACTTCGGAACTGTCTTAGTATATATGAAGAAGGCAGATGGCCTTGTATCAGGCGCTGCACACGCAACAAGCGATACAGTTAGACCTGCACTACAAATCATCAAGATGAAGGAAGGATACAAAAAAACTTCTGGTGTCTTCGTTATGGTTAAGGGCACTGAAAGATATATCTTTGCTGACTGCGCTATCAACATCGCACCTGACTCAAACGACATCGCAGAGACAGCTATACTATCAAATATAACTGCTAAGAGCTTTGGCGTTGATCCAAAGATTGCACTACTAAGCTTTTCAACAAAGGGCAGTGCTAAGTCAGATGAAACAGAAAAAGTTATTAAGGCACTAGAGATAGTTAAGGAAAGAGACGCATCCATTGCAGTAGATGGTGAACTACAATTCGATGCAGCCTTCGTACCATCAGTTGCTGAAAAGAAGGCAAAAGGCTCAGCTATAGCAGGCCATGCAAATGTATTCATCTTCCCATCACTAGAAGCAGGTAACATTGGCTACAAGATTGCACAAAGACTTGGTGGATACGATGCTATAGGACCCATACTTCAAGGCTTAAACAGTCCAGTTAACGACCTATCAAGAGGCTGCAACTCAGACGACGTTTACAAGCTTGCTTTAATCACAGCAAAACAAGCTTTATAA
- a CDS encoding dihydrofolate reductase produces the protein MILVMAVDAKWAIGYKGDMLTRIPEDLKRFKEMTMGGVLVMGRKTYDSTGALPGRETIIMSRSLKDVDGAHIAHDLDELKKMIKEKFSDKKIFLVGGSHLIEQLIDEVDEAEITFIKKDFEPYDTVMRNLDKNEAFELSEISEEHDYDAMKFEYRKYIRKK, from the coding sequence ATGATACTCGTAATGGCAGTCGATGCCAAGTGGGCAATCGGCTACAAAGGGGACATGCTTACAAGGATACCCGAAGACCTTAAGCGCTTCAAAGAGATGACCATGGGAGGCGTCTTAGTTATGGGACGCAAGACCTACGACTCGACAGGGGCACTTCCTGGTAGAGAAACTATCATCATGTCACGCTCACTTAAAGATGTGGATGGTGCTCACATTGCCCATGATCTTGATGAGTTAAAAAAGATGATAAAAGAAAAATTTTCTGATAAGAAAATATTTTTAGTTGGCGGTTCTCATCTTATAGAGCAGCTCATAGATGAAGTAGACGAGGCAGAGATAACTTTTATTAAAAAAGATTTTGAGCCTTATGATACTGTTATGAGGAACCTCGATAAGAACGAGGCATTTGAATTAAGTGAGATTAGTGAAGAACATGATTATGACGCAATGAAGTTTGAGTATCGAAAGTATATTAGAAAGAAATAA